The nucleotide sequence ATCGTCTCGGGCTTGAAGCTGTAAGAGGGTTTCAGGAGGATTTACTGCCACTGATAAATATTGAATGGATTAATGCCGAGACACATAAATCTGGAGTAAGTGCTCTTCTCGTTGCATCAAAACGTAAACTCAGCCTCGTTGATTGTGTTAGTTTTGAGATCATGCGCACCTTTGGAATTAAGATGGTTTTTGCTTTCGACCCTCATTTTAAAGAACAGGGTTTTAAATGTATCCAGTAAACTTTTTAACCCCGTCTTGATAATTCCCTGCGACAAGACCGCATTCCTGCGGGTTCGATTTTGTAACTCGAACCCTTAAGTTTGATAAAATAAATCGCATTGTGCCATCAGTAAGGGAATTACAGTTGAGTCACAAAATGTTCGGGTGACAGCATAAAGAAAGGGATAGTGCTCTATGAAAAAAGCCGTGAAGAAATTCTCACCTTTATTGCCGAGATAGAAGAAGAACTCTCAAAAATCAGCCTCCTGAGGGATGAGATAAAGATAGCAGCCAGGAAACTGCAGGCTGTTGAATCTTGACATTTCTTCTAAAACAAGCCGGCTTACCGGTTTTTAAAATTAGATACATCACTTAATAATTCGTCAGAAACATAAAAGCCTTTTTCTCTGAGTTCCTTTGCTTTTTCATATGCCCTATTTATCAAACCCAGGCTTTCTGCTTTAAGCAAAACCCCTATGGTACCACTAACCTTAAGCCCTAACTTTTCAGCAATTCCGCGAGCCTTTAAATCATCAATTAGAGCTTTCATCCCAGTTTCGCTTGCCAGTGCTATAACTTCGGATTCCCCTCTTCCTAAGTTTAGATCACTATTAAGTAGTTTGACTAACGGATTTTTAACCTTTTTGACCGAATAACAGTTAATGGTAAGAGTTCCAAACTCATTGATAACAGTTTCTGGCAGAGCGATTTCGCTATAAATTTTGCATAAGATATCTAAAAGATTTATTTTCTCTAATGCAATAAGGACGGAGGTGTCAACAATGACTTTCTCATGCATTCTTTAGTTCTTTATCAAGGTCAACCTTCGAATATTTTATTGGCGGTATACCTTTATGTATAAGAATCTCCACAAAAGCCTTTTCAGAGTAATTTGCTATTTCAGCAGCTTTCCCCAGCGAGACTATACCCTCTTCAAGGAGTTTTATCGCAAGTAATAATTTTACTTCATCCTCTCTTACATTCATTTCAGGCAAATTAACTGATATACCCAACTTTATTACCTCCGGATCTTAATAAATCTGAAGTAATTATACCATATTAATTATGGGAAAAGTATCATTTATTCCATTTACGGCATTTACCTCGTCTGTTTCGTCTGTTTGGTCTATATAATAGGGTCGTGGGGTTGCGCAGTTTAGCTCAGCAAGTTTTTCATACACACGCTCATCATCAACTTTTACGTAATGATGCACAGGCAGTAGCAATTAAGCATTTTCTTAAAACAAAGAGACCGTTGTGAGTCCAGACAGGTAGTACAGCCCCTGATGATTATGAGGAAACTCTTCTTTCAGAGAGAGACCAGGGCTTGCACCTCCGAGGTGCAGGTTCGGGGTGCCCGCATTTAACTCAAAAAATGCATTAACCACAGAGGGCGTCGAGCTTTTTTGCAGGTTCGAGCAGTAGGGGTGCGCCCCCTACTGCTGCTTTAGTTATATCTCGTTATATCCTGAACGGCACGCTTAATGTTAGCTGCACATTAGGCGCATCCACTGTAAGTCCAAACCCTACTGATAGATTAAGAGAGCTGTTCTTTGAGAGGGCGTAGCTTGTGCCCAGGAAGATGGTTGCCGCATTAAAGTTTGTCTCAGGCACCTTTCGACCTTCCTGCCGTGAGCTTTTCGTAAATCTCTGCTGGTATGTGGTGGAGAGCGAAAGCTTCTCACTCAGGGCATAGGCAATGCCCAGCGCATACTCAACACTGTCGCCGGGGTCAATAGTTCCATAGCCGTGGCCCGCATCCTTTTCCACATTCAAGAAATAGCCGAGACTCAGGAAAAAGACCGCTGGGTCACTGGCCTTTACTGCTGTAAGGCCTCCTGAAAAACCCCAGTGTCCGCTGCCTGTGGGAAGTTCTGTAAAATTGTTCTTAGCGTCTTTTGTGAGGCCGTAGGGAGACCGTCCAGTGGTGGATTTGGCCCTGACATTGAAAACTATGTCAGGCACACTGCCAGTCGCTGTTATCAGGTGGTAGTAGAGCGCTCCCTCTATGTCCCCGAGGCCATAGTCATCGAGAGTCCTTGTGGTTACGTCGGCTGTGCCAGGGCCCTTTACCTCCCTGTCGTGCCTGTAGTGATACGGGATTTTCAGCTCTGCCTCAAACCTTGGAGTTATGCCGTATCTGGCAGTCATGTTGGCTATCAGGATGTCCCTCTTGACATCTGAGACTGCAATCTCGCCTATTACAATGGCCTCTGCCACATACCACCCTGATATAGAAATTCTGTTCCTTGAATAATGGTTGTACTGGAGGCTCGGCTCAAGGACCAATGTGCCTTGTGGCAGAAGGACACCGCCTTTTTCAATAAGTATCTGTTCGGCTGGTTTTTCTTTTTTTTCAGCAGAAGGCATTTCAGCCATTGAGCTGGCGGCATAAAAGATTGATAGGGCAACAACAAACAAAAAGACAACAAATCTGGACATGTTAAGACCCCCTTTTTTTCACAAATTTCCATGAGTTTTTTTCTAAATTCTTTTATTAAGAATAAAGAAGGATTGTTTAAAAAGTTTCTTAAAGAAATAGTAAAGATGGAATCAATAATTGTCAATAAATTTTTTCTAAAAACCTTGAGCCCTTTTTTCTATTGTAAAGTCACCCCTGGTTTATCTGTCAGGAAAGTTTACATCAGAAAAAGTCCACTCTTTTAAAATCAAGGACTTACAGGCTGGCAAGTGGTTTGCAAACATAATAATTAAATGTCAATAAAAAAAGTCCTCATAGCAATTATCTGGCTTTTTATTATATGCCTGACCCCTACATGGGCAATGGCAGAGGAGCCAGTTGAAACCTCGGGGGCCCGTTTGGAGCTTAAGGGCCTGAGCGATGTTTCGATAAACTCAGCATTGAATCCTGAGCGTGTCGAAGGAGAGCTTAGCGATGCTGAGCTACTGAAAATCGCCGGACAGGGCCTTAAAGCTTCTCTTCCCGAGGAGATAGAGGGGGCAGACGCAAGGATAATACTCTGGGATGAGGCAGGCAAGGGGGTTATAAAGATTTGCGTGTCAACAGGCCATGGGAATTCCCAGAGAAATACCCTGTCCATTCAGGGCAGGTAAATTCACGAGAGGAGGTGAAGGGTCTTAATAATCGGGGTTAAATCCCCAAAAGGTCGGAGACTCGACTCTCCGAGGTTGTTTAAAAAGTTTCAAAAGACAAAATTTTAAATAAGGAGGTTTAACACATGAAGAAGCTCTCAATACTAACAGCAGTCCTGTTCGTCCTGGCTCTCGCAGTCCCTGCTATGGCTACGGTTGATGTGTATGTTGACATTGACAAAGAGAAAACCATCACTGTTAATGAGAATGTAAATATTAACAAAAACATCAAAGTAGATGTTTCTGTTGTGACGAGCGACTCAAAGGCAGCAGAGGCATCGGCTCATGTCAATGCAACAAACATATTTGACTTTGCATGCGAGAACTGCGCTGAGAAAGTGTCAACAATAGAAGGCTCTATTCTTGGCAACAGAGGCATAGTCAATGTAAACCAGGCAACAGGCAATATGAACAATCAGGGTAATGTAATAAGCATTGCCATAGATGTCCCCCCGGATAATGGAGGCAACACAAACGGCGGAACAGATGGGTTTGCAAATGCACAGGCAGCAGTTGACCAGATGAACCACATCGCTGCTATCCACACAATCAATGTCCCAATAAGGGATGCCATAATCGTTGGCTCCATCAACAGCAACAGAGGCATTGTTGGCGTTAACCAGTCTGTCGGCAATATCAATAACCAGCACAATGCAATTGCTATTGCAATAGCCATGGATGGCGCAGTTGCCCTTAATGAGGCAGACCTCGGCCAGGCAAATATCATTGCATCGGTTAGTGAAACAAACACACACAAGAGAGACATAATATCTGGCTCCATCAATGAGAACAGGGGCATAGTCAATGTTAACCAGACATCAGGCAACATGAACAACCAGGCCAATGTGGTGAGCATGTCACTCGGTTTGAATCTCAATGGCGGTTCACCCAGCCTGACATCACTGCCATAAGGAAAGGAGGATAGAAAATGAAAAAACTCTCAATATTAATTACAGCAGCTCTCTTTGTCCTTTCCATGACAGCCGTTGCCATGGCTGAGGTTGACGTTGATGTCAGCATCAATAAGGACAAGAACATTACTGTTAATGAGACAGTAAATATAAACAAAAATATCAGCATCCGTGTATCCGGGGATAAAGAATCCAACGGCGGCGCTGCTGAGTCAGGTTCGCATGTAAATGCATCCAATATCGTTACATTCAATGTGAGCGATGGATATGATGCAAACCAGACAAAGCACGATTTGATCAAGGATTCTGTTACCAGCAACGCAGGTATTACACATGTTAACCAGTCAGCCGGCAATATGAACAATCAGGGTAATGTGGTTGGAATTGCTTTTACACCTGCAGAAGACAGCTTTGCACAGTCGCAGGCAGCAGTTGACCAGTTGAATGCGATAAATCTTGTTAATATCACTGAGGAGTATGGATATGTGCAGAAGACTGACCTGATAACGAACTCTATTAATGATAACAGAGGCATTGTTGGCGTTAACCAGTCTGTTGGAAATGCCAACAACCAGCACAATGTGGTTGACCTTG is from Nitrospirota bacterium and encodes:
- a CDS encoding PIN domain-containing protein; its protein translation is MIIFVDTSAFYALLDRDDANHQKAKKTWSDLLNPENALITSNYVLVESFALIQHRLGLEAVRGFQEDLLPLINIEWINAETHKSGVSALLVASKRKLSLVDCVSFEIMRTFGIKMVFAFDPHFKEQGFKCIQ
- a CDS encoding DUF3368 domain-containing protein; this encodes MHEKVIVDTSVLIALEKINLLDILCKIYSEIALPETVINEFGTLTINCYSVKKVKNPLVKLLNSDLNLGRGESEVIALASETGMKALIDDLKARGIAEKLGLKVSGTIGVLLKAESLGLINRAYEKAKELREKGFYVSDELLSDVSNFKNR
- a CDS encoding UPF0175 family protein, giving the protein MNVREDEVKLLLAIKLLEEGIVSLGKAAEIANYSEKAFVEILIHKGIPPIKYSKVDLDKELKNA
- a CDS encoding transporter, which codes for MSRFVVFLFVVALSIFYAASSMAEMPSAEKKEKPAEQILIEKGGVLLPQGTLVLEPSLQYNHYSRNRISISGWYVAEAIVIGEIAVSDVKRDILIANMTARYGITPRFEAELKIPYHYRHDREVKGPGTADVTTRTLDDYGLGDIEGALYYHLITATGSVPDIVFNVRAKSTTGRSPYGLTKDAKNNFTELPTGSGHWGFSGGLTAVKASDPAVFFLSLGYFLNVEKDAGHGYGTIDPGDSVEYALGIAYALSEKLSLSTTYQQRFTKSSRQEGRKVPETNFNAATIFLGTSYALSKNSSLNLSVGFGLTVDAPNVQLTLSVPFRI